A window of Quercus lobata isolate SW786 unplaced genomic scaffold, ValleyOak3.0 Primary Assembly Scq3eQI_160, whole genome shotgun sequence genomic DNA:
CAAAACATAAAGAACTACGTTGACTCATGGACATATGTCTCATGTGTCAAATAAGAGAAAGTCAAAGTTCAAAGACTCATCTTAGGAAGTCAAACTACATTTGCAATACTCTAACGTTGAGTTGGTTTATGAGCTCTAGCAATGTCAaaggattgaatttttttaacttggaacttcaaaaaccaaatattaGCAACCacaatttcttaaatttgattgtaaaagGAGAGagtttttgatttgtttataatatgatttgtagtgtagttttttggtcttttagaATCTGAAAGTTGCTGACTAATTAAAATGAGGGGTTTGTTTTTATGATCACATGaatattacactttttttttcccgttTGCATCCTACTGATCATATTCTGAACTAAATTTTGTGGGATGTGTATGGTTGTGGTGCAGTGGGTATTCAAAGGGGGGAGGAGCgctaaaaaagagaaagtgTTATCACTATTCGAAATGATGCAGCAGCTAGCACAGTAACATCAGAAGAAAAAATAGCAACTACAAAATTCTATTTAGTTGCCAGTTCCCGTTTTACATTCTACCTGATCTGCTGTTTTTGAAGAGTTATTGAAATCGTAGAATTTTGAAATCTGAAATTGTAAAGTTTGGGTATCTTATATTTGTATCTATTTAATTATTAACCTCAATCTTTCATACTGTTGAATACTTTGTTTTGTTGAATTTGAGTGTCCATATGTTGAATTAGCAACATTGTCACATTTGTGGCTGTATTAATGGCGTGgaagattttttatattatttttaaaatgtatttgAACAATGGTAATTTGTACCATCTGTTTAGTGTACAGTTTTATAGCctgaattttttctttcttttttacatgCTTGCTTTTTGTTTCCTACGTTTGATTCaggtactaattttaattttagatggACCAAACTCCATATTTTGGGCAAAAAATTAGTTACTAGAATGATGATTACGTTATGTAGAATAATCCTTTCATGACCATTACCACATTCATGCCCTTTTACAAACAATGATACTAAATAGAATGGTTAAAATTATGTTCAATTGGTGCTTCACTTATTGTTTTGCCAAATACACAAAAATCTCAGAATTAAAACTCCAGATAAATTCTTATTGTGGGTTTATAACAATGCCCAATTTCCCATTTGGGTAGGCCCATACCTTAAGCTAAAAAAGCCCAAACCATTTCATCTAATAAACCTGAGACCTATAGAGTTATTTGGGTAGGCCCATACCTTAAGCTAAAAAAAACCAATCCATTTCATCTAATAACCACGAGGCCTATGGAGTTATGTTGGAAAATCATATACAATAAAAGACAATCCCAAGCCCGGCCTCAgtcatgagaaaaaaaagtcattgaTTGTATGATAGTTTCTGTTACTGAAGTAAAATAAGCCTCAGATGAGATCCAAAATTGGGCCAGTCGGAATAAGCTGATCAAGCCCAAAATTGATGAATCACCCATTCAAGTGGTGCGATAACTTTTTAATATCTTCAAGCAGTACACTTATTCggcaaaacacacaaacaaaaatagagaatcTCTACCCCAATTGTTTCAACCGCCATTCCTTCACTACAACAGTCAACAATAAACTATTCAGAAGGCTTCACTGAAACAACAAATTATTTAGAAGGTTAGCatgttttttttcctattcaatTACCGTTCCCAATTGTGTATAACTGCCCACAGACCATTTCCTCTCTATGGAATTTAATTATCTAGGGTTCTTCTTTTATCTCTATTGAAAAACATATGAGTTCTAactttctccttttttattttaaaattttttttttttccatttaggaaatttttgttaagttttcaCTTATCTTTTCCggttgtctttgtgttttgtCGAATACTGAAGAGTATAAATTTGTTGATGGTTTTCCTTAAACTAAAATTATGGTTTCCCTAAAATTAATTATTGCATATTAAATTCTGTTTTGCCGCATTACTCAATAAATATTAGTTTTGGCTatctttttctctaattttccatttatttttacaatttcttgaTATCTTTTACAGATTTATATTACGTAAATCAAACTGAAAGTTTGGAATGCCCtgatttttttcctatttatgtcatttttattttgattcaattaaaactttattttgaattaaattgaCATGTATAATTATTATGTcccaattaatttatttccattttttccAGTGGTCAAATAATGGTCACAGAATGTTAacattgtttttattgttgatccTGCCATGTTAATATTGTACATAAAGAAATATTGAATAGTACATACAGACGTAATACATACTGTTCTTTAATTTGAAACTGTCAATAATATAAGTTTGATTGTCACGTATTTTGCAAATGATAGATTTTATtccataattatatataaattttaatgatgTTTAAATTGTGCAGACAATACAAATTCTAATGAATATGGAGTACACAACATTGAAACAGATAtcaagggtccgtttggattgagcttatttttgctgaagctgaaaactgaaactgaaaacactgtagcaaaataatttttaaatatgtaaatagtatcgtggggcccatttttaatgaaaaaattgataaaaagtgaaatttgtgggtccatgaacagtgcacgaatgcactgttcacagttgaTTTAGTCCAAATGTGCggctaaagtaaaaaaaaaaaaaaaaaaaatttcagaaaacgCAGCTTGGATTCAGCggaaaacgctgaatccaaacggcCTCCAAGTGACAAAGATAACTCAAAAGTGAAAGTTAGAGTTTTGCGAATGTGGGATGCAATTAATATAGCAAGCAACCATGATCTGATCAGCCTCGATATGATATTGGTTGAAAAAGAGGTAAATTCATAattgatttcaaaataaaataaattttactaatattattttattgattgacGAATAATTCATTTGAAATGGTCATAGGAAACATTGATACATGCAAGCATCAGAAAGAATCTTGCTCAAACTTATCGTCCACAACTAATTGAAGGGAGCATATATACAATTACAAACTTTTTAgttgaagaaaataaaggaaactATCGTCCAGTAcataacaaattcaaaatactCTTCAATTCAGCAACTTCAATCTCAAAATTCAGCGGAATTGATCATTCAATACCTCAATCCCAATTTGAATTTGCTGATTATGGAACAATAGCTTCCCGTTGTTATGACAATACTTACTTGAGTggtaattttaattattttacatgCCAAGCATCTACTTTTACagaactaaaaaataatgcaattCATAATTTAATACtaactattatatatttttttttaaatgtgttcTTTCCAGATGTGATTGGCATATTGGACTACATTGGAGCCATTGAGGAGATCAAAACAAGAGGGCGTCCAACAAAGATAAGAAACATTCAACTATTGTTAGAAGAGTAAGAtctatatacattttttaaaactcatatgttataattttcaaataactcAAACTTACATATAAACAACTTCAGGACCAAATCAATTCAAACAACTTTGTGGGGAAATACTGCACATCAAATAGATGATGATTtctacaaaacaaataaagggCCATTTATTGTAATAGTCACTTCAACTATTGTGAAAACTTTTAGAGGTAACAATTGATTGAATCATTTATCAAATACATAATATTTATGTATCTataatgcttaaatttttttacaattttttgtagGTGACTATCAATTATCATCAACTTTTGCAACAAAACTGTATGTAAATTTAGACATTCCAGAAGTTGCAGAAATTAGAAACAAGTAACTACTATTACACCTTTTCTTTTAGAAAGTGTACCTACTTTGAAATACTTCTTAAATGATAGATAGCTTAAAATTGCATAAAACAGATGCTATAGAAGTTAAAAAAGAGACCAGCAGGTATCTTTAAGAAAAACATGTTTATTTCAATTTGTTTAGAATGCAATACTAGgtatcaacaattaaatatgtACAAACTGTTCTGTTATTGTTTTATTGAGTTATACCTAATTTTGGGTTAGATAATcctatatttaaattaataataaactaatgttAATGTTGATGCATAGATTGAACACCACAATAGACGTAAATGTTAAAGAAATACTGCCAAAGAGACTACTTAAAGTACAAGATGAAGAACTTGcgtcacaaaataaaaaaacagttGCTGAAATAAAGAACTTGGAATGGAACTCAGAGACAAAGGTAACAACTATAGTcttatattatgaatttataactgtttatgtattttataataagaaataattttataaactgACTAAACTTTGTATTATAGGACTTGATGGTAACATGCAATGCCAAAATCATTAATATCAACAACAAATATGGATGGTATTATGTTGCATGTCTtatatgcaaaacaaaagtgaaACAAGTCAAAGGAGTTTTATGGTGTGAACGTTGTAAAAATGAACCAAAGTTTGCAGTCCCAaggtaatgaaaaaaaaaaaatgatttgtaaaCATAagcacaaaatatatataatactctACTAACAACTTTGTATCTAAAATAGCTATAGAATACAAGTTGAAGTACAAGATGAGACCGGATCAACCACATTCATATTGTTTGACAAAGGAGCTGAGAAAATTATATCGAAAACTGCAAAAGAACTTGCAGAGATGCAAGAAGAggtaattttatatataaatgtcaGCCCTATATCTTTATTATTTAGAAATTGAAGTTTTAATACTTTCTTACCAATGTtatatatgcacacacacaaaaacacataaattcaCGCAccattttctgtttttttaaaataaaataaaaaataattgcacaAGACATGATGCatgtatatatacaaattttgcTAACAGTATGATACTTTATTCATACAGATCTTGAAATTAGATGAGAATATTTTACCAAAAgagattcaaaaaatcattggCAACAAATATTTGTTCCAACTGCATCTTGATGAATATAACTTGAAGTATGGAAAAGAAGATTACACAGTTTCGAAGATTTTGGATATGGAAATTTCACATAAGCAAAATGACTCATGTAAAGTTGAGGAACATCAGGTAACTGAAGCATACTTACTTCACCTTGGTTACTATATGATTCAAACATTAGTTTACACATAATTTATGATACATATTTAACTGATATGTAAGAATACAAATTATTGCAGAACATATTGGAGGAAATtgtaagaaaaccaaaaaaggaCAAGTACATAGCCggtcaaaaaatagaaataggagAAACATCTGTTGAACGATCTGAATTAACCGCTCCTACAACTACTGAAGATGGAAGAACTGGTCATAAAAGAATGCCCCTGCAAATGCTTCAAAAACGTCAAAAGGGTACTAGACAAAATGcatcgaagaaaaaaaaattctgaattcTAATGTATATACTACCTTACTGAATGTACATATGTTTCTTTAGAACTACCTTACTAAATGTACATATGTTTCTTTAGAACTACCTTACTGAATGTACGTATGTTTCTTTAGAAGACTAAACTGAATGTAAACAGAATGTACTGTTAAGTTACTATGATTGTATTAGTGCTTTTtaagtattttcttttggttcaaACACAAGCTTCTGATATGTGAGTGTATATTTATGTTAAAGCTCCTGCTATATATTGATCATAGATTAAGACATCTActtctatatttttctattatgtcTTATCAAAACAAATTTCTAATTTATCTGAACACATTATGCTGAACTATGATTTTTATGAATCAATATTTTGTTCCAGAGTGCTTCTGTAGCTTCGAACATTTGCTTTCAAAATATATAGGATCATggacaaagtaaaaaaaaaaaaaaaaaaaaattgcatgatgCCATGAAACTCTATCCTTAGAATCCTTAAAACTTTTGTGAAAAAACCGTATTTTGTTGTGAGAGAAGTGCAACTCAAACTTCAAGATTGATTTAAGAACAAATTAGAAACATGTTAATTCAATGAAAACCTGAAAGAAGTTTCAACTTCAAATATAGTAGCTTTAATTTTAGAATCTCATGCGAGTGTATTACCTCCACAAGTAGCATTTACTTCAATTAAAATAGaatgttacaaaaaaaaattttctctttgatttggATATGAGCTAAGTAGATTTGGTTATCTACTGAAGATGGAAGCACCCGTCATAAAACGATACTGCTCCAAATGCTTcaatcatataatttttttttttttcctttgatttgtaTATGAACTAAGAAATTTCAGTTAGTCTTGAGTGTTTTCGTtgtattaattaaacaaaaaaattgataactaACGTATCATACACActttacaacaattttttgcttttaaaaattattttattacacaAATTTCTCCGCaacttatgagatttcaaaTGATCCCGCGCATTGCGCGGGTTAAATACtagttatgataatagtggagtttcagaagtggtgacc
This region includes:
- the LOC115973696 gene encoding replication protein A 70 kDa DNA-binding subunit A-like, coding for MWDAINIASNHDLISLDMILVEKEETLIHASIRKNLAQTYRPQLIEGSIYTITNFLVEENKGNYRPVHNKFKILFNSATSISKFSGIDHSIPQSQFEFADYGTIASRCYDNTYLSDVIGILDYIGAIEEIKTRGRPTKIRNIQLLLEETKSIQTTLWGNTAHQIDDDFYKTNKGPFIVIVTSTIVKTFRGDYQLSSTFATKLYVNLDIPEVAEIRNKLNTTIDVNVKEILPKRLLKVQDEELASQNKKTVAEIKNLEWNSETKDLMVTCNAKIININNKYGWYYVACLICKTKVKQVKGVLWCERCKNEPKFAVPSYRIQVEVQDETGSTTFILFDKGAEKIISKTAKELAEMQEEILKLDENILPKEIQKIIGNKYLFQLHLDEYNLKYGKEDYTVSKILDMEISHKQNDSCKVEEHQNILEEIVRKPKKDKYIAGQKIEIGETSVERSELTAPTTTEDGRTGHKRMPLQMLQKRQKGTRQNASKKKKF